Proteins encoded in a region of the Quercus lobata isolate SW786 chromosome 8, ValleyOak3.0 Primary Assembly, whole genome shotgun sequence genome:
- the LOC115958342 gene encoding disease resistance protein At4g27190-like, producing MEVLAAAVGALVVTPAKLLCNCVCSKINTTINVQSNLDDVEKEMKSLTDRRKEIIHETEAAKKEGSQIRAPIITWLEDVKELQPRVNRIHENKPSTCFLNFSKRYKGGREVEEILKNIKRLLKDGKFPQGLVDPTRVPRAVEHIPGPSIQGQTTASKALEKTMKLLSDDRFQRIGIWGLGGVGKTTMVRTLNNELKSTSRNIFGVIIWVTVSKNLDMKQVQTQIALRLNLETKMEESVERMAIRLHHRLMNEEKYLLILDDVWQKLDLDSLGVPQPDVHKGSKIILTTRFMEVCRKMMTDVEVKVDVLNDEEAWQLFSQKAGDVAHLEGIKPFAEAIARECCGLPLAIIIVGAAMRRKTKVELWEDALKELQRSVPSVEGIEDEVYKPLKWSYDSLQGNNTKSCFLYCSLFPEDFSIEVSELVLHWRAEGLIDEQQNYVDSVNRGIALIENLKDSCLLEDGSKKGTVKMHDVVRDVAIWITSSSEDGCKSLVRSKFCLSEISVGEFSNSLKRVSFMNSHIRSLPNCLIQCPEVSTLLLQGSCPFEEIPGRFLLGFETLKVLNLSRTNIRSLPCSILLLGNLCALFLRHCKYIEVVPLLGSLSKLQILDLCGTSIRKLAGEIELLSNLRQLDLSYTRKLKAIPTGIIFRLSCLEVLDVTNSSYQFLVKGEEEGETTFEELIQLDGLLVLSIKLKSIPLLSSDDLSWINRLRRFQILIGPTAYTFLTTHDKSVAVSKIDFTQDSILQLWDISNSLVLKNCSNLNLMLDNLVINTDVGFIGLKSLTIERCTITKSCPVRGLAACCDLLPNLEELTLGHLNRIKSISELFGQLGLRFLKLKSIEVRGSSEMKYLLSCGHIIQTLPNLEVIKVSFCWALKELFNYDSGQNMAPDPVVPKLRTLQLEDLFSLRILGSLRRLPFTIQNTGTIKEIKGESEWWDALLWDDDETKTSLLPYFHPAMR from the coding sequence ATGGAAGTGTTGGCTGCGGCTGTTGGTGCACTAGTGGTAACACCTGCCAAGCTTCTTTGTAACTGTGTCTGTTCAAAGATCAATACAACTATCAATGTCCAATCAAATCTTGACGATGTTGAGAAGGAGATGAAAAGCCTTACTGATCGTAGAAAGGAAATCATACATGAAACAGAGGCAGCTAAGAAAGAAGGGAGCCAAATCAGAGCTCCAATCATAACTTGGCTTGAGGATGTCAAAGAGCTTCAGCCTAGAGTCAATCGGATTCATGAAAATAAGCCTTCTACGTGTTTCTTAAATTTCAGTAAGAGGTACAAAGGTGGCAGGGAAGTTGAGGAAATactaaaaaacatcaaaagGCTTCTAAAAGATGGAAAGTTTCCACAGGGTCTGGTTGATCCTACTAGAGTTCCCAGAGCGGTGGAGCATATTCCTGGACCTTCAATTCAGGGTCAAACAACAGCATCAAAAGCTTTAGAAAAAACTATGAAGCTATTGTCTGATGATAGATTTCAGAGGATTGGTATTTGGGGCCTGGGAGGAGTAGGCAAGACTACTATGGTAAGAACTCTCAACAATGAGCTCAAGAGTACTTCAAGGAACATTTTTGGCGTCATCATTTGGGTTACCGTTTCCAAGAATTTGGACATGAAACAGGTACAAACACAAATAGCTCTGAGATTGAATTTGGAGACGAAAATGGAAGAAAGCGTGGAGAGAATGGCCATTAGACTTCATCATAGACTTATGAATGAGGAAAAATATCTACTCATTCTAGATGATGTTTGGCAGAAACTTGATTTGGACAGTTTGGGTGTTCCACAGCCTGATGTTCATAAAGGTTCTAAAATCATATTGACAACTCGGTTTATGGAAGTTTGTAGGAAAATGATGACTGATGTGGAAGTTAAAGTTgatgttttaaatgatgaagaAGCTTGGCAATTGTTCAGTCAAAAGGCAGGAGATGTGGCTCATTTGGAAGGAATTAAACCATTTGCAGAAGCAATTGCAAGAGAATGTTGCGGATTACCTCTGGCCATCATCATAGTGGGAGCTGCTATGAGAAGAAAGACAAAGGTTGAGCTATGGGAAGATGCCTTAAAAGAGTTGCAAAGGTCAGTGCCTTCTGTAGAAGGCATTGAGGATGAAGTCTATAAGCCTTTGAAGTGGAGTTACGACTCATTACAAGGTAACAACACAAAATCTTGTTTCCTATACTGCTCTTTGTTTCCTGAGGACTTCTCAATCGAAGTCAGTGAACTAGTACTGCATTGGCGAGCAGAAGGTTTGATAGATGAACAGCAGAACTATGTGGATTCAGTCAATAGAGGAATAGCTTTAATTGAAAATCTAAAGGACTCTTGTTTGTTGGAAGATGGTTCCAAAAAGGGCACCGTGAAGATGCATGATGTTGTTCGTGATGTTGCTATATGGATCACATCATCATCTGAGGATGGATGTAAATCCCTTGTTCGCTCAAAGTTTTGCTTGAGTGAGATTTCAGTTGGGGAGTTTTCAAATTCTCTCAAAAGAGTTTCTTTCATGAATAGCCATATAAGAAGTCTACCTAATTGCTTGATACAATGTCCAGAGGTCTCAACACTGCTACTACAAGGCAGCTGCCCCTTTGAAGAAATTCCTGGAAGATTCCTACTAGGATTTGAAACACTCAAGGTCTTGAATCTCAGTCGAACGAACATTCGGTCATTGCCTTGCTCTATACTTCTACTTGGTAACCTCTGTGCTCTTTTTTTAAGGCATTGCAAATATATTGAAGTAGTACCCCTACTGGGATCTCTCAGTAAACTTCAAATTCTTGATCTTTGTGGCACTAGTATTAGAAAATTGGCAGGAGAGATAGAATTATTGAGCAATTTAAGGCAACTAGACTTATCCTACACAAGAAAGCTAAAAGCCATTCCTACTGGAATTATATTTAGGTTGTCTTGTTTAGAGGTTCTAGATGTGACAAACAGCTCCTACCAGTTCCTTGTGAAGGGAGAGGAAGAAGGAGAGACAACTTTTGAAGAGCTCATACAGCTTGATGGATTACTTGTTTTATCCATCAAATTGAAGAGTATCCCATTGCTCAGCTCTGATGATCTTTCCTGGATAAATAGATTAAgaagatttcaaattttaattggcCCAACAGCATATACCTTCCTAACTACCCATGACAAAAGTGTGGCTGTAAGTAAAATTGATTTCACACAAGACTCAATTCTGCAATTATGGGATATATCAAATTCTCTAGtcttaaaaaattgttcaaaccTAAATCTAATGCTTGACAACTTGGTCATTAATACTGATGTTGGCTTTATTGGTTTAAAATCACTCACGATTGAAAGATGCACAATAACGAAGTCATGTCCAGTTAGAGGATTGGCTGCCTGCTGTGACCTACTACCAAATTTGGAGGAACTTACTCTTGGCCATTTGAATAGAATAAAAAGCATTTCAGAACTATTTGGACAGCTTGGGCTAAGATTTCTTAAACTAAAATCAATTGAAGTGAGGGGCTCTTCTGAGATGAAATATCTTCTCTCCTGTGGTCACATCATTCAGACCCTGCCAAACCTAGAAGTAATCAAGGTAAGCTTCTGTTGGGCCTTAAAGGAGCTCTTTAATTATGATTCAGGACAGAATATGGCTCCAGATCCTGTGGTTCCGAAACTACGGACATTGCAATTGGAGGACCTTTTCAGTTTAAGAATTCTTGGCAGTCTAAGAAGGCTGCCTTTTACTATCCAAAATACAGGTaccataaaagaaataaaaggagaaTCAGAATGGTGGGATGCATTGCTGTGGGATGATGACGAAACCAAAACAAGTCTGCTGCCTTATTTCCATCCAGCTATGCGTTAG